A window of the Roseovarius sp. S88 genome harbors these coding sequences:
- a CDS encoding alpha/beta hydrolase family esterase, giving the protein MRRLLASLLLCLGLPAFAATHSETCHAQVPCELGDRSYHVLEPDGWDGKTPLPVLLHFHGWQRQGTLIVKHGRIAAATRKRGVLLVAPNGARKTWDFWHPGTPDVDFGRSVLKDIKARYPIDETRVYVSGYSWGSNMAWRFVCEDGADVTALLAISGTLDQSEDCGTAPGEVRQVYGLKDTVLEFPYGPGGDTTYPVQLWRERLGCGPEGQEAGDWRITEHDLFTRTTWEDCTEGRVSLDIHPRGHFIPRGWIARQLDQILDLPYSYP; this is encoded by the coding sequence ATGCGTCGCCTTCTGGCATCCTTACTGCTGTGTCTTGGCCTGCCGGCTTTTGCCGCAACTCATTCAGAGACATGTCACGCGCAAGTGCCCTGTGAACTGGGCGACCGATCCTATCACGTGCTGGAACCGGACGGATGGGACGGCAAAACGCCTCTTCCGGTTCTTTTGCATTTCCATGGCTGGCAACGGCAAGGCACGCTGATCGTCAAGCACGGACGTATCGCAGCGGCGACGCGCAAACGTGGCGTGCTCTTGGTCGCCCCCAATGGCGCGCGCAAGACCTGGGATTTCTGGCACCCTGGCACACCCGACGTGGATTTTGGCCGGTCTGTACTGAAAGACATCAAAGCGCGCTATCCGATCGATGAAACCCGCGTCTATGTCTCCGGCTACAGCTGGGGCAGCAACATGGCCTGGCGTTTTGTCTGCGAGGATGGCGCGGACGTGACGGCGTTGCTGGCCATTTCCGGTACTCTGGATCAGTCCGAAGACTGCGGCACGGCTCCCGGAGAAGTGCGGCAGGTTTATGGCCTCAAGGACACTGTTTTGGAATTTCCCTACGGTCCAGGCGGCGACACCACCTATCCAGTGCAGCTATGGCGGGAGCGGTTGGGATGCGGACCTGAAGGCCAAGAAGCCGGGGACTGGCGGATCACCGAGCACGATCTCTTCACGCGCACGACTTGGGAAGATTGTACGGAAGGGCGCGTGAGCCTTGATATTCATCCGCGCGGGCATTTCATACCCAGAGGCTGGATCGCACGGCAGCTCGACCAGATTTTGGACCTTCCCTATTCCTACCCCTAG
- a CDS encoding BLUF domain-containing protein: protein MPLIQLVYASQPFGFDEAMLAGILLDARRCNERDDITGALIVRRDLYLQLLEGPQKDVTACYARICRDDRHIEPKKLVQRSIKTRLFPGWAMLDDPAQSWVWSMDDVRAGAIDETTDDEVLGFFNRLAAERVTSFPKK from the coding sequence ATGCCCCTCATCCAACTCGTCTACGCCTCGCAGCCCTTTGGCTTTGACGAGGCAATGCTGGCGGGCATCCTGCTCGATGCGCGGCGCTGCAATGAGCGGGACGACATCACCGGTGCGCTGATTGTCAGGCGGGATCTGTATCTTCAGCTGCTTGAGGGCCCGCAAAAGGATGTGACGGCTTGTTACGCTCGCATTTGCCGGGATGATCGGCATATTGAGCCGAAAAAGCTTGTGCAACGCAGCATCAAGACCCGGCTCTTTCCGGGGTGGGCCATGCTGGATGACCCCGCACAATCCTGGGTCTGGAGCATGGACGACGTGCGCGCAGGCGCCATTGATGAGACCACGGATGACGAGGTTCTGGGCTTTTTTAACCGTTTGGCCGCAGAGCGCGTGACCTCCTTTCCCAAGAAGTAA